A genome region from Pygocentrus nattereri isolate fPygNat1 chromosome 10, fPygNat1.pri, whole genome shotgun sequence includes the following:
- the gemin2 gene encoding gem-associated protein 2 isoform X2, producing MKPAVEELMPRLLPVEPRGEDDEDEDYSLMEPPRNPREYLRHVQREASLCPEVVVAQIDPKKLKKNQSVNVSLTGCQAAPQGFSPSLRWQQQQSVAKHRQHWRAQFLDDNVVMPKPDDEDGWKRFCLGENVNLDISPSEGDTVSPGLDYVKMGFPPFLSIISKLSQSTISAVLEYLISWFEERDFVPQLGRWLYALLACLEKPLLPEAHSLIRQLARRCSAVRADLEDKDDERLSALNLMICIVARYFEQNDLADKE from the exons ATGAAGCCCGCGGTGGAGGAGCTGATGCCGAGGCTGCTGCCGGTGGAGCCGCGCGGtgaggatgatgaagatgaagattaCAGCTTAATGGAGCCGCCGAGGAACCCGAGGGAGTATCTCAGACACGTCCA GCGGGAAGCATCACTGTGCCCAGAAGTCGTCGTTGCCCAGATTGATCCAAAGAAACTGAAGAAGAACCAGTCAGTAAATGTCTCT CTCACCGGCTGCCAGGCTGCTCCGCAGGGCTTCTCTCCCAGCCTCAGGTGGCAGCAGCAACAG AGTGTCGCCAAACACCGGCAACACTGGAGAGCTCAGTTTTTGGATGACAACGTCGTCATG CCCAAACCGGACGACGAGGACGGGTGGAAGAGGTTCTGTCTTGGTGAAAACGTTAATCTGGACATTTCGCCCAGTGAAGGAGACACAGTGAGTCCAGGGCTGGATTACGTTAAG ATGGGCTTTCCTCCTTTCCTCAGCATCATCAGCAAACTGAGCCAG TCCACCATATCTGCTGTGCTCGAGTACTTGATCAGCTGGTTTGAGGAGAGAGACTTCGTTCCGCAGTTG GGTAGATGGCTGTACGCGTTACTGGCGTGCCTTGAGAAACCGCTCCTCCCAGAAGCTCATTCGCTCATCCGACAGCTGGCAAGGCGATGTTCTGCGGTGCGAGCTGACCTG GAGGACAAAGATGACGAGAGGCTGTCGGCGCTTAATTTGATGATCTGTATAGTTGCGAG gtaTTTCGAGCAAAACGATTTGGCTGATAAAGAGTGA
- the gemin2 gene encoding gem-associated protein 2 isoform X1 has protein sequence MKPAVEELMPRLLPVEPRGEDDEDEDYSLMEPPRNPREYLRHVQREASLCPEVVVAQIDPKKLKKNQSVNVSLTGCQAAPQGFSPSLRWQQQQVSNFSEVRQSVAKHRQHWRAQFLDDNVVMPKPDDEDGWKRFCLGENVNLDISPSEGDTVSPGLDYVKMGFPPFLSIISKLSQSTISAVLEYLISWFEERDFVPQLGRWLYALLACLEKPLLPEAHSLIRQLARRCSAVRADLEDKDDERLSALNLMICIVARYFEQNDLADKE, from the exons ATGAAGCCCGCGGTGGAGGAGCTGATGCCGAGGCTGCTGCCGGTGGAGCCGCGCGGtgaggatgatgaagatgaagattaCAGCTTAATGGAGCCGCCGAGGAACCCGAGGGAGTATCTCAGACACGTCCA GCGGGAAGCATCACTGTGCCCAGAAGTCGTCGTTGCCCAGATTGATCCAAAGAAACTGAAGAAGAACCAGTCAGTAAATGTCTCT CTCACCGGCTGCCAGGCTGCTCCGCAGGGCTTCTCTCCCAGCCTCAGGTGGCAGCAGCAACAGGTCAGCAACTTCTCTGAAGTCAGACAG AGTGTCGCCAAACACCGGCAACACTGGAGAGCTCAGTTTTTGGATGACAACGTCGTCATG CCCAAACCGGACGACGAGGACGGGTGGAAGAGGTTCTGTCTTGGTGAAAACGTTAATCTGGACATTTCGCCCAGTGAAGGAGACACAGTGAGTCCAGGGCTGGATTACGTTAAG ATGGGCTTTCCTCCTTTCCTCAGCATCATCAGCAAACTGAGCCAG TCCACCATATCTGCTGTGCTCGAGTACTTGATCAGCTGGTTTGAGGAGAGAGACTTCGTTCCGCAGTTG GGTAGATGGCTGTACGCGTTACTGGCGTGCCTTGAGAAACCGCTCCTCCCAGAAGCTCATTCGCTCATCCGACAGCTGGCAAGGCGATGTTCTGCGGTGCGAGCTGACCTG GAGGACAAAGATGACGAGAGGCTGTCGGCGCTTAATTTGATGATCTGTATAGTTGCGAG gtaTTTCGAGCAAAACGATTTGGCTGATAAAGAGTGA